One window of Candidatus Chlorobium masyuteum genomic DNA carries:
- a CDS encoding DUF4292 domain-containing protein — MKRTGLMVWVFCLLVFGAGCSEFRSVGRQELPAEQIVMIAEYSDLYREVASASPAVVSLDGYADVWIKTPTRQKRVFCNIRLNRGAEARMIVSAGLLGWPVADMFFSRDSLYVHDLINNLLFVGSNNDENLEKMLGVNSGYRLLSESLLGLVKISEPVSAIRSVKKGAGNLMFTVESQTGSKEIVIDPVTRTLSALLLKNREGVTTTELHFRNYETLTIAAQRTLVPKEIDMLLYNSGSGIKGEHQLVISYDERSFNKGTLSATFSMPKRARVINLDEAESLPWM; from the coding sequence ATGAAGAGGACTGGATTGATGGTATGGGTGTTCTGCCTGCTTGTTTTTGGCGCGGGATGTTCTGAATTCAGGAGTGTGGGGCGCCAGGAGCTTCCTGCAGAACAGATTGTAATGATTGCCGAGTATAGTGATCTCTATCGTGAAGTGGCTTCAGCTTCACCGGCGGTTGTTTCTCTTGACGGTTATGCCGATGTCTGGATAAAAACACCGACACGGCAGAAGCGGGTTTTCTGCAATATCAGGCTCAATCGTGGAGCCGAGGCTCGTATGATCGTCAGTGCGGGTCTTCTCGGGTGGCCGGTCGCCGACATGTTTTTCAGCCGTGATTCACTCTATGTCCATGATCTGATCAACAACCTGCTTTTTGTCGGCAGCAACAACGATGAGAATCTTGAGAAAATGCTCGGCGTGAATTCCGGCTACCGGTTACTCTCGGAGTCTCTGCTGGGGCTTGTGAAGATTTCAGAGCCGGTGAGTGCCATCAGATCGGTTAAAAAAGGGGCGGGAAATCTGATGTTTACGGTAGAGAGCCAGACGGGGAGCAAGGAGATTGTTATTGATCCGGTTACCAGAACGCTCAGCGCTCTCCTGTTGAAAAACAGGGAGGGAGTGACGACTACCGAGCTGCATTTCAGAAATTACGAAACCCTCACTATTGCCGCGCAGCGTACGCTTGTACCAAAAGAGATTGATATGCTCCTCTACAACAGCGGTTCCGGCATTAAAGGAGAGCATCAGCTGGTGATCTCCTACGATGAGCGGTCATTTAACAAGGGGACTCTTTCTGCCACGTTTTCGATGCCGAAGAGGGCTCGGGTGATTAATCTGGATGAGGCAGAGTCGCTGCCGTGGATGTGA
- a CDS encoding HAD family hydrolase: protein MIDALLFDNDGLLLDTESVFFELTRTHFAVYGIALTEEYWAEEYLGNAKRSFEIAADLGMDHALVGPLIERRNREYRELIGKDIPVRPDVLETLQALTGRVKLAMVTGSPRDQIYMMHRESGLLDFFEVIVTEDEVEHPKPHPEPYLLALDALGVAPGEALAVEDSLRGFASAHAAGIACVVVPNSLTRLQRFESAFAVEESIAGVLKHVVFRCDRTEPFSTYSL, encoded by the coding sequence ATGATTGATGCGCTTTTATTTGATAATGACGGGCTTCTGCTTGACACCGAATCTGTTTTTTTTGAGCTGACGCGTACTCACTTTGCCGTTTACGGTATTGCGTTGACCGAAGAGTACTGGGCGGAGGAGTACCTTGGCAACGCCAAGAGAAGTTTCGAGATTGCGGCAGACCTTGGAATGGATCATGCTCTTGTCGGGCCGCTGATCGAGAGGCGCAACCGGGAGTACCGGGAGCTGATCGGAAAGGATATACCGGTAAGGCCGGATGTGCTTGAAACCCTTCAGGCGTTGACCGGAAGGGTAAAGCTTGCCATGGTGACGGGAAGCCCGCGTGACCAGATCTATATGATGCACCGCGAAAGCGGTCTGCTGGACTTTTTTGAAGTGATAGTGACCGAGGATGAGGTAGAACATCCAAAACCCCATCCGGAACCCTATCTCCTGGCCCTTGATGCGCTCGGGGTTGCTCCCGGAGAGGCTCTGGCTGTCGAGGATTCGCTGAGGGGCTTTGCTTCTGCCCATGCGGCTGGTATTGCCTGTGTGGTGGTGCCGAACAGCCTCACCAGACTTCAGCGGTTTGAAAGCGCTTTTGCCGTCGAAGAGAGCATCGCCGGAGTGCTTAAACATGTTGTTTTTCGTTGTGACCGGACTGAACCCTTTTCCACTTATAGTTTATGA
- a CDS encoding tetratricopeptide repeat protein produces the protein MTDMNAQQPFDFQCDVIEQSHDTPVLVDFWAEVCTPCQMLTPVLEKLALESEGRWKLVKLNTDEYPDIASTYNVRGVPAVKLFIDGEVSSEFSGAIPEQRIREWLKIELPALYEKELTLAAQFAQQGKPAMAVSLLEGVLHKEPENLLARALLVRLRLFDHPEEALRLSASLESEPQYAALADNVRVLARLCMINKDNLPEDGIRVDYLAAIAELKQQHFDAALALFIDVIVQNRYYDDDGSRKACIAIFRFLGEEDEVTRKYRKLFDRSF, from the coding sequence ATGACCGATATGAATGCTCAGCAGCCTTTTGATTTTCAGTGCGATGTGATTGAACAGAGTCATGATACTCCTGTTCTTGTGGATTTCTGGGCAGAGGTTTGTACTCCCTGCCAGATGCTGACTCCGGTGCTTGAGAAGCTGGCCCTTGAGAGTGAGGGGCGCTGGAAGCTGGTCAAACTTAATACCGATGAGTATCCTGATATTGCTTCAACCTATAATGTTCGTGGGGTCCCTGCTGTCAAGCTCTTTATCGACGGCGAGGTGTCAAGTGAGTTTTCGGGAGCTATTCCTGAACAGCGGATCCGGGAGTGGCTTAAAATAGAGCTGCCGGCTCTCTATGAGAAAGAACTTACTCTTGCTGCTCAATTTGCTCAGCAGGGCAAACCTGCAATGGCCGTATCCCTTCTGGAGGGCGTGCTGCACAAGGAGCCTGAAAATCTTCTGGCCAGAGCGTTACTCGTGAGGCTGAGACTTTTTGATCATCCCGAGGAGGCGCTTCGCCTGAGTGCTTCTCTTGAGAGTGAGCCTCAGTACGCTGCCCTGGCCGATAATGTACGGGTGCTTGCCCGGCTCTGTATGATCAATAAGGATAACCTGCCTGAAGATGGTATACGTGTTGACTATCTTGCGGCTATAGCTGAGCTGAAGCAGCAGCATTTTGATGCAGCCCTTGCCCTTTTTATTGATGTGATTGTGCAGAACCGCTACTATGATGATGATGGATCACGCAAGGCATGCATTGCCATTTTCCGCTTCCTCGGGGAGGAGGATGAGGTGACGAGGAAGTACAGGAAATTATTTGACCGCTCATTTTAG
- a CDS encoding 5' nucleotidase, NT5C type yields MMEKPKTVIGVDLDGVCADFYDRMREIASEWFECPLEGLPREVSYGLAEWGVTGKSQYESLHRFAVTQRELFKTMPMIPGARKYLRLLSDDGYRIRIITHRLFIHYFHASAVQQTVEWLDSHGIPYWDLCFMKEKAQVGADIYVEDTPDNILQLREKGLYTICFVNSTNRHVPGPRAETWQEVYDLVKAFR; encoded by the coding sequence ATGATGGAGAAGCCGAAAACAGTTATCGGGGTTGATCTGGACGGTGTTTGCGCTGATTTTTATGACCGGATGCGCGAAATTGCTTCCGAGTGGTTCGAGTGTCCGCTTGAGGGGTTGCCGAGGGAGGTCTCCTACGGTCTTGCCGAGTGGGGTGTGACCGGTAAAAGTCAGTATGAGAGCCTCCACCGGTTTGCCGTCACCCAGAGGGAGCTCTTTAAAACCATGCCGATGATTCCCGGAGCCCGCAAGTATCTGCGCCTGCTCTCCGACGATGGCTACCGTATCCGCATCATCACGCACCGTCTCTTTATCCACTATTTCCATGCTTCCGCCGTGCAGCAGACCGTCGAGTGGCTCGACAGCCACGGCATTCCCTACTGGGATCTCTGTTTTATGAAAGAGAAGGCGCAGGTTGGCGCGGATATCTATGTCGAGGATACACCCGACAACATCCTTCAGCTTCGGGAGAAGGGGCTCTACACCATCTGTTTTGTCAACAGCACCAACCGCCATGTTCCGGGCCCGAGGGCTGAAACATGGCAGGAGGTCTATGATCTTGTTAAGGCTTTCCGGTAG
- the coaE gene encoding dephospho-CoA kinase (Dephospho-CoA kinase (CoaE) performs the final step in coenzyme A biosynthesis.) — MSSKKTLVVGITGGLGCGKSTVCSYLSELGCALFESDRVAKELQISDSGVIEGMRELFGDAVYRHDAGGALALDRKAVASVVFSSPEKLEALNRLIHPRVYREFRKGVLEAERTGKRIMVKEAAILFESGGHRDVDVVVVVAADMDRRIHRAVEKGMGTREEIMQRIAMQWPQKKLTEKADYVIWNNGSREELKKETERVFQKLLTLAASVGNRRCEQGE; from the coding sequence ATGAGCAGTAAAAAAACTCTGGTTGTCGGTATAACCGGCGGGCTCGGCTGCGGAAAGTCAACGGTTTGCAGCTATCTGTCGGAATTGGGCTGTGCTCTTTTCGAGTCTGACAGGGTTGCAAAGGAGCTGCAGATTTCCGATTCCGGGGTGATCGAGGGAATGCGGGAGCTCTTCGGTGATGCAGTCTATCGGCATGATGCCGGGGGAGCACTTGCTCTTGACCGGAAAGCAGTTGCATCGGTTGTGTTCTCCTCTCCCGAAAAACTTGAAGCGCTTAACCGCCTTATACACCCCAGGGTCTACCGTGAGTTCAGAAAGGGTGTGCTTGAAGCGGAGAGAACGGGTAAGAGGATTATGGTCAAGGAGGCCGCCATACTTTTTGAATCGGGCGGCCATCGGGATGTTGATGTGGTTGTGGTTGTGGCCGCCGATATGGATCGCCGTATTCACCGCGCAGTTGAGAAAGGGATGGGAACACGTGAGGAGATCATGCAGCGTATTGCCATGCAGTGGCCGCAGAAGAAGCTGACTGAAAAGGCTGATTATGTGATTTGGAACAACGGCTCCAGGGAGGAGCTGAAAAAAGAGACTGAAAGAGTTTTTCAGAAACTGCTCACTCTTGCAGCTTCAGTCGGCAATCGCCGCTGCGAGCAGGGGGAGTGA
- a CDS encoding superoxide dismutase, whose product MAYQQPPLPFAENALEPYISAKTLGFHYGKHHAAYITNYNNLVANSNLDALSLEETIAIAAADPQKIGIFNNGAQAWNHTFYWNSLTPNGGGVPTGELAAKITEDFGSFDKFKEELKNAAATQFGSGWAWLVLDGSTLKVVKTGNAQTPLTSGQKPILTIDVWEHAYYLDFQNRRPDYVASVIDNLLNWEFAAANYKAAK is encoded by the coding sequence ATGGCATATCAGCAACCACCCCTTCCGTTCGCAGAAAACGCACTTGAGCCTTATATTTCCGCAAAAACGCTCGGTTTTCACTACGGGAAACACCATGCCGCATATATCACGAACTACAACAATCTCGTTGCCAACTCGAACCTTGACGCACTGAGCCTTGAAGAGACAATCGCCATTGCAGCAGCAGACCCGCAGAAAATCGGCATTTTCAATAATGGCGCTCAGGCCTGGAACCACACCTTCTACTGGAACAGCCTCACACCAAACGGCGGCGGCGTACCAACAGGAGAACTTGCCGCTAAAATCACAGAGGATTTCGGCAGTTTCGACAAGTTCAAGGAAGAGCTGAAAAACGCAGCTGCAACCCAGTTCGGCAGCGGTTGGGCCTGGCTTGTACTTGATGGCAGCACCCTGAAAGTGGTCAAAACCGGTAATGCCCAGACCCCGCTGACCAGCGGTCAGAAGCCGATCCTGACGATTGATGTCTGGGAGCATGCCTACTATCTTGATTTCCAGAACCGCAGGCCGGATTATGTAGCCTCCGTCATCGACAACCTCCTCAACTGGGAGTTTGCCGCCGCCAACTACAAGGCCGCAAAGTAA
- a CDS encoding alpha/beta hydrolase, whose amino-acid sequence MTGHRDPYPRMIDVTVPGKTLRGNPLGDPAERRIPVYLPPSYDDKKRFPVIYLLAGFASTGQSFMNYSFGRQTVPEMANSLITGGNMAECIIVMPDCMTRYGGSQYVNSAATGRYETYLVDDVISTIDSTLCTLAERKHRAVAGKSSGGFGALRLAMRHPERFAAAACHSGDMGFELCYKPNFPAAARVLEQYRGSIPDFLLAYESALKKPQREFTLLDIIGMAAAYSPDASKEAPENIRLPFNPHTCEPIEDVWQEWLAFDPVEMIEREEYREALRSLNTLFLDCGTLDEYNLQFGHRIFSAKATTYAINHHYEEFMDSHSNTSYRYAVSLPLLAAAIAD is encoded by the coding sequence ATGACAGGCCATCGAGACCCGTACCCCCGCATGATCGACGTAACGGTGCCGGGCAAAACACTCAGGGGAAACCCTCTCGGTGACCCTGCAGAACGAAGGATTCCAGTCTATCTGCCGCCGTCATACGACGATAAAAAACGGTTTCCCGTCATCTACCTCCTTGCGGGATTTGCCTCTACCGGTCAAAGCTTCATGAACTACAGTTTCGGCCGTCAAACGGTGCCGGAAATGGCCAATTCACTTATAACCGGCGGGAACATGGCGGAGTGCATTATTGTCATGCCGGACTGCATGACCCGATACGGAGGCTCCCAGTATGTCAATTCAGCGGCTACCGGCCGGTACGAAACCTATCTGGTTGATGACGTTATCTCTACCATTGACAGCACCCTCTGCACCCTTGCCGAGAGAAAGCACCGTGCCGTTGCAGGAAAATCATCCGGAGGGTTCGGCGCTCTCCGCCTCGCCATGAGGCATCCGGAGAGGTTTGCCGCGGCTGCATGCCATAGCGGCGACATGGGATTCGAACTCTGCTATAAACCGAATTTCCCGGCGGCAGCAAGAGTGCTTGAACAATACCGGGGAAGTATACCGGACTTTCTGCTCGCCTATGAAAGTGCTCTGAAAAAACCGCAGCGGGAGTTCACCCTGCTTGATATCATCGGCATGGCAGCCGCCTACTCTCCCGACGCATCCAAAGAAGCTCCGGAAAACATCCGGCTTCCCTTCAACCCCCATACCTGTGAACCAATTGAGGATGTGTGGCAGGAGTGGCTTGCTTTTGATCCTGTAGAGATGATCGAGCGTGAGGAGTATCGTGAAGCACTGCGATCACTCAACACTCTTTTTCTTGACTGCGGAACGCTTGATGAGTACAATCTTCAGTTTGGGCACCGAATCTTTTCTGCCAAAGCAACGACATACGCCATAAACCATCACTATGAGGAGTTTATGGATTCACACAGCAACACCTCATACCGCTACGCCGTATCACTCCCCCTGCTCGCAGCGGCGATTGCCGACTGA
- a CDS encoding class I SAM-dependent rRNA methyltransferase has product MHALYLKPKEHHRIQKGHLWVFSNELANVPRDIAAGETVQLFTHDKKFMGTGFYNPHSLIAFRLLTRKDEQPDKDFFLKRFLEALKLREKTYSPEETNAYRLVHGESDGLPGLIVDRFNQAIVLQAFSAGMDVHLPLITEVLQELFKPEVIVVRNESILRELEGIPLYKDVVMGNRKATKQTIYDAGISYDVDVFEGQKTGFFLDQRENRRVIRKFAKDAEVLDVFTNDGGFALNALYGGAKSAILVDASQEALQRAEHNAKLNNFSEYSLVAADAFDMLEQMGDAKESFDLVILDPPSFTKSRKNLPGALKGYKRLNKLGMQLVKNGGFLATASCSHHVSEEDFLQTVHQAALAAGCQLRLIYKNSQPFDHPVLLSMPETSYLKFACFYLTR; this is encoded by the coding sequence ATGCACGCACTATACCTTAAACCAAAAGAACACCACCGCATCCAGAAAGGCCATCTCTGGGTGTTCAGCAATGAACTTGCCAATGTTCCCCGTGATATAGCCGCCGGTGAAACCGTTCAACTCTTTACCCACGACAAAAAATTCATGGGCACCGGGTTTTATAACCCGCACTCCCTGATCGCCTTCAGGCTCCTCACCCGCAAGGATGAACAGCCCGACAAGGATTTTTTCCTTAAACGATTCCTTGAAGCGCTCAAGCTTCGCGAAAAGACCTACTCACCGGAAGAGACCAACGCCTACAGGCTTGTACATGGAGAGTCGGACGGTCTTCCGGGTCTGATTGTAGACCGCTTCAACCAGGCAATCGTCCTTCAGGCATTTTCCGCTGGTATGGATGTGCATCTGCCGCTTATTACCGAGGTACTGCAGGAGCTTTTTAAACCTGAAGTTATCGTTGTTCGCAACGAATCCATCCTCAGGGAGCTCGAAGGCATTCCTCTCTACAAGGATGTTGTCATGGGTAACCGTAAGGCAACAAAACAGACCATATATGACGCAGGCATCTCCTACGATGTTGATGTGTTCGAAGGACAGAAAACCGGATTCTTCCTTGACCAGCGCGAAAACCGCAGAGTTATCCGGAAGTTTGCCAAAGATGCCGAAGTGCTTGATGTTTTCACCAATGACGGAGGATTTGCCCTCAACGCACTCTACGGCGGTGCAAAATCGGCCATTCTCGTTGATGCCTCCCAGGAGGCGCTGCAGCGTGCCGAGCATAACGCAAAACTGAACAATTTCAGTGAGTACAGTCTGGTTGCCGCCGATGCCTTTGATATGCTGGAACAGATGGGTGATGCCAAAGAGTCGTTTGACCTTGTTATTCTCGACCCTCCGAGCTTCACCAAGAGCCGCAAAAACCTGCCCGGTGCACTGAAAGGATACAAGAGACTCAACAAGCTCGGCATGCAGCTCGTCAAAAACGGAGGATTTCTTGCAACCGCCTCATGCAGCCACCACGTCTCCGAAGAGGATTTCCTGCAGACCGTCCATCAGGCAGCTCTTGCAGCAGGGTGCCAGCTCCGGCTGATCTACAAAAATTCACAACCCTTCGATCATCCGGTACTGCTCTCCATGCCGGAAACCAGCTACCTCAAGTTTGCCTGCTTCTACCTGACGCGTTGA
- the tatC gene encoding twin-arginine translocase subunit TatC, which yields MSEEKESTHAPAPQEKEEESRTEEHSGFMNPYPHALEGVGATDKGEPENEEAPERAEDAVPHDSGAEGELNVIGHLEEIRARLIKSGLALLIITALCSIKADFLVNDVLIGPLTRSSKTLVLQNLIPYGQISLYLQVVFFSGFIISFPFIAWQIWQFVAPGLHENERKAGRFSILFISLSFFTGIGFGYFVFLPVTLQFFAGFGTPLIKNNISVQDYVSFVIGALLTAGLVFELPFISYVLSKIGLLTPAFMRFYRKHAIVVLLVVAAVVTPSTDVVTQLVIGLPMILLYEVSILISAQVNRKRNELLL from the coding sequence ATGAGCGAGGAAAAAGAATCCACACACGCACCGGCACCGCAGGAAAAAGAAGAAGAGAGCAGAACCGAAGAACATTCCGGGTTCATGAATCCCTATCCCCATGCACTAGAAGGGGTCGGTGCTACCGATAAAGGTGAACCGGAAAACGAAGAAGCTCCGGAGCGTGCGGAAGACGCTGTGCCGCATGATTCGGGCGCGGAAGGCGAACTGAATGTAATCGGCCATCTTGAGGAGATCCGGGCCCGACTGATCAAGTCCGGCCTTGCCCTGCTCATCATTACCGCACTGTGCAGCATCAAGGCCGATTTTCTGGTTAACGATGTGCTGATCGGGCCATTGACCAGAAGCAGCAAAACCCTTGTGCTTCAAAACCTGATACCCTACGGTCAGATATCGCTCTATCTGCAGGTCGTCTTTTTTTCGGGATTCATCATCTCTTTCCCCTTTATTGCCTGGCAGATCTGGCAGTTTGTTGCGCCCGGCCTGCACGAAAACGAACGCAAGGCCGGCAGATTCTCCATACTCTTTATCTCCCTCTCCTTTTTTACCGGTATCGGGTTCGGCTATTTTGTCTTTCTCCCCGTTACCCTGCAGTTCTTTGCCGGATTCGGAACACCCCTGATCAAAAACAATATCTCCGTTCAGGATTATGTCAGTTTTGTGATTGGCGCACTCCTGACCGCCGGACTGGTTTTTGAACTCCCCTTCATCTCCTATGTCCTCTCAAAAATCGGACTCCTCACCCCGGCCTTCATGCGTTTTTACCGCAAGCATGCCATTGTGGTCCTGCTGGTTGTGGCCGCCGTGGTAACACCCTCAACCGATGTTGTCACCCAGCTTGTCATCGGCCTTCCGATGATTTTGCTCTATGAGGTGAGTATCCTCATTTCCGCACAGGTCAACCGCAAGAGAAACGAACTGCTGCTATGA